A genomic stretch from Festucalex cinctus isolate MCC-2025b chromosome 13, RoL_Fcin_1.0, whole genome shotgun sequence includes:
- the LOC144033002 gene encoding mucin-5AC-like isoform X2, which produces MYAANWSKLETTNSVKFFGVAFQATLFSIVDIYSILRRKPLAVEMTHPVIKWLGVTLVLLHAGIGVQATSNECWTRWFDRDNPSGTGDYETLPELHKENPDKICQYPIQIEVKTKSGASVGSTGDVIHVSDVHTGFVCRNQDQPNNGQCSDYKVRFLCPLQFCKAKECWTRWFDRDNPSGTGDYETLPRLHKENPSKICDHPITIEVKTKSGAFVGSTGDAIRVADAHNGFICKNVDQPNGDCADYKVRFLCPLDFCEPKGCWTPWFDRDNPSGTGDYETLTHLRKANPSKICDQPMKIDVKTKSGASAGSTGDVIHASDTRIGFICRNRDQPHNGRCADYQVRFLCPLEFCDAEVCTTPWYDRDNPSGTGDYETLKKLYVENPNEICKPPLGIEVQTVAGNSVASTGGCHCLHGHDYWFHL; this is translated from the exons ATGTATGCGGCAAACTGGTCGAAACTCGAAACAA CGAATTCCGTCAAGTTCTTTGGAGTTGCATTTCAGGCCACACTTTTTTCCATCGTTGACATCTACAGCATCCT GAGAAGGAAGCCCCTTGCTGTCGAAATGACACATCCAGTGATCAAATGG TTGGGTGTCACGCTTGTGCTCCTTCATGCTG GAATTGGCGTGCAAGCCACCAGTAATG AATGTTGGACTCGATGGTTCGATCGCGACAACCCGTCTGGGACTGGAGACTACGAAACTCTTCCCGAGCTGCACAAAGAGAACCCAGACAAAATCTGCCAATATCCAATTCAAATTGAAGTCAAAACCAAATCTGGGGCCAGTGTTGGATCAACAGGCGACGTCATTCATGT GTCTGACGTGCACACAGGATTCGTTTGTCGAAATCAAGACCAGCCAAATAATGGACAATGTTCAGATTATAAAGTTCGCTTTTTGTGCCCCCTTCAATTCTGCAAGGCCAAAG AATGTTGGACTCGGTGGTTCGATCGCGACAACCCGTCTGGGACTGGAGACTATGAAACGCTTCCCCGCCTGCACAAAGAAAACCCTTCAAAAATCTGTGACCATCCCATCACAATCGAGGTCAAAACCAAATCTGGAGCCTTTGTTGGGTCAACTGGTGATGCGATTCGTGT AGCTGATGCGCACAACggatttatttgtaaaaatgttgACCAGCCCAATGGTGATTGTGCAGATTATAAAGTTCGCTTCTTGTGCCCACTTGATTTCTGCGAGCCGAAAG GATGTTGGACTCCATGGTTTGATCGCGACAACCCGTCTGGGACTGGCGACTACGAAACGCTGACCCACCTGCGCAAAGCAAACCCATCAAAGATCTGTGACCAACCAATGAAAATTGATGTCAAAACAAAATCTGGAGCCAGTGCTGGTTCAACAGGAGACGTGATTCACGC ATCTGACACTCGCATCGGCTTCATTTGTAGAAATCGTGACCAGCCCCACAATGGCCGTTGTGCAGATTATCAAGTTCGTTTCTTGTGCCCGCTTGAATTCTGTGACGCTGAAG TGTGCACGACTCCATGGTATGATCGCGACAACCCGAGTGGCACCGGAGACTACGAGACATTGAAGAAACTCTACGTTGAGAATCCAAATGAAATCTGCAAACCTCCACTCGGCATTGAGGTCCAAACTGTGGCTGGAAATTCTGTGGCATCGACGGGGGGATGTCATTGCCTT CATGGACACGACTACTGGTTTCATCTGTAA
- the LOC144033001 gene encoding mucin-5AC-like — MRQTGRNSKQRIPSSSLELHFRPHFSNVDIYSILRRKPLAVEMTHPVIKWLGVTLVLLHAGIVVQATSNECWTQWFDRDNPSGTGDYETLPELHKENPDKICQYPIQIEVKTKSGANVGSTGDVIHVSDTRRGFICKISDQPKGYCADYQVRFLCPLEFCQPEECWTPFFDRDDPSRTGDYETLSDLHKENPGKICDHPIKIEVKTKSGDSVGSTGDVIHVSDVHTGFVCRNQDQPNYGQCSDYKVRFLCPLQFCKAKECWTRWFDRDNPSGTGDYETLPRLHKENPSKICDHPITIEVKTKSGAFVGSTGDAIRVAEAHNGFICKNVDQPNGDCADYKVRFLCPLDFCEPKGCWTRWFDRDNPSGTGDYETLTHLRKANPSKICDQPMKIDVKTKSGASVASTGDVIHASDTRIGFICRNRDQPHNGRCADYQVRFLCPLEFCDAEVCTTPWYDRDNPSGTGDYETLKKLYVENPNEICKPPLGIEVQTVAGNSVASTGDVIAFMDTTTGFICKNAHQERGRCSDYKARFVCPINFCKKQGS; from the exons ATGCGGCAAACTGGTCGAAACTCGAAACAA CGAATTCCGTCAAGTTCTTTGGAGTTGCATTTCAGGCCACACTTTTCCAACGTTGACATCTACAGCATCCT GAGAAGGAAGCCCCTTGCTGTCGAAATGACACATCCAGTGATCAAATGG TTGGGTGTCACGCTTGTGCTCCTTCATGCTG GAATTGTTGTGCAAGCCACCAGTAATG AATGTTGGACTCAATGGTTCGATCGAGACAACCCGTCTGGGACTGGAGACTATGAAACTCTTCCTGAGCTGCACAAAGAGAACCCAGACAAAATCTGCCAATATCCAATTCAAATTGAAGTCAAAACGAAATCTGGGGCCAATGTTGGATCAACGGGCGACGTGATTCATGT ATCTGACACACGCAGGGGATTCATTTGTAAAATTAGTGACCAGCCCAAAGGTTATTGTGCAGATTATCAAGTTCGTTTCTTGTGCCCTCTTGAATTCTGTCAACCTGAAG AATGTTGGACTCCGTTTTTCGATCGAGACGACCCGTCTAGGACTGGCGACTATGAAACGCTTTCCGATCTGCACAAAGAGAACCCGGGGAAGATCTGTGACCATCCAATTAAAATTGAGGTCAAAACCAAATCTGGCGACAGTGTTGGATCAACAGGCGACGTCATTCATGT GTCTGACGTGCACACAGGATTTGTTTGTCGAAATCAAGACCAGCCAAATTACGGACAATGTTCAGATTATAAAGTTCGCTTTTTGTGCCCCCTTCAATTCTGCAAGGCCAAAG AATGTTGGACTCGATGGTTCGATCGCGACAACCCGTCTGGGACTGGAGACTATGAAACGCTTCCCCGCCTGCACAAAGAAAACCCTTCAAAAATCTGTGACCATCCCATCACAATCGAGGTCAAAACCAAATCTGGAGCCTTTGTTGGGTCAACTGGTGATGCGATTCGTGT GGCTGAGGCGCACAACggatttatttgtaaaaatgttgACCAGCCCAATGGTGATTGTGCAGATTATAAAGTTCGCTTCTTGTGCCCACTTGATTTCTGCGAGCCGAAAG GATGTTGGACTCGTTGGTTCGATCGCGACAACCCGTCTGGGACTGGCGACTACGAAACGCTGACCCACCTGCGCAAAGCAAACCCGTCAAAGATTTGTGACCAACCAATGAAAATTGATGTCAAAACAAAATCTGGAGCCAGCGTTGCTTCAACAGGAGACGTGATTCACGC ATCTGACACTCGCATCGGCTTCATTTGTAGAAATCGTGACCAGCCCCACAATGGCCGTTGTGCAGATTATCAAGTTCGTTTCTTGTGCCCGCTTGAATTCTGTGACGCTGAAG TGTGCACGACTCCATGGTATGATCGCGACAACCCGAGTGGCACCGGAGACTACGAGACATTGAAGAAACTCTACGTTGAGAATCCAAATGAAATCTGCAAACCTCCACTCGGCATTGAGGTCCAAACTGTGGCTGGAAATTCTGTGGCATCGACGGGGGATGTCATTGCCTT CATGGACACGACGACTGGTTTCATCTGCAAGAATGCTCACCAGGAGAGAGGACGCTGTTCGGATTATAAAGCTCGTTTCGTATGTCCCATCAATTTCTGCAAAAAACAGGGATCATGA
- the LOC144033002 gene encoding mucin-5AC-like isoform X1, producing the protein MYAANWSKLETTNSVKFFGVAFQATLFSIVDIYSILRRKPLAVEMTHPVIKWLGVTLVLLHAGIGVQATSNECWTRWFDRDNPSGTGDYETLPELHKENPDKICQYPIQIEVKTKSGASVGSTGDVIHVSDTRRGFICKISDQPKGYCADYQVRFLCPLEFCQPEECWTPFFDRDDPSRTGDYETLSDLHKENPGKICDHPIKIEVKTKSGDSVGSTGDVIHVSDVHTGFVCRNQDQPNNGQCSDYKVRFLCPLQFCKAKECWTRWFDRDNPSGTGDYETLPRLHKENPSKICDHPITIEVKTKSGAFVGSTGDAIRVADAHNGFICKNVDQPNGDCADYKVRFLCPLDFCEPKGCWTPWFDRDNPSGTGDYETLTHLRKANPSKICDQPMKIDVKTKSGASAGSTGDVIHASDTRIGFICRNRDQPHNGRCADYQVRFLCPLEFCDAEVCTTPWYDRDNPSGTGDYETLKKLYVENPNEICKPPLGIEVQTVAGNSVASTGGCHCLHGHDYWFHL; encoded by the exons ATGTATGCGGCAAACTGGTCGAAACTCGAAACAA CGAATTCCGTCAAGTTCTTTGGAGTTGCATTTCAGGCCACACTTTTTTCCATCGTTGACATCTACAGCATCCT GAGAAGGAAGCCCCTTGCTGTCGAAATGACACATCCAGTGATCAAATGG TTGGGTGTCACGCTTGTGCTCCTTCATGCTG GAATTGGCGTGCAAGCCACCAGTAATG AATGTTGGACTCGATGGTTCGATCGCGACAACCCGTCTGGGACTGGAGACTACGAAACTCTTCCCGAGCTGCACAAAGAGAACCCAGACAAAATCTGCCAATATCCAATTCAAATTGAAGTCAAAACCAAATCTGGGGCCAGTGTTGGATCAACAGGCGACGTCATTCATGT ATCTGACACACGCAGGGGATTCATTTGTAAAATTAGTGACCAGCCCAAAGGTTATTGTGCAGATTATCAAGTTCGATTCTTGTGCCCTCTTGAATTCTGTCAACCTGAAG AATGTTGGACTCCATTTTTCGATCGAGACGACCCGTCTAGGACTGGCGACTACGAAACGCTTTCCGATCTGCACAAAGAGAACCCGGGGAAGATCTGTGACCATCCAATTAAAATTGAGGTCAAAACCAAATCTGGCGACAGTGTTGGATCAACAGGCGACGTGATTCATGT GTCTGACGTGCACACAGGATTCGTTTGTCGAAATCAAGACCAGCCAAATAATGGACAATGTTCAGATTATAAAGTTCGCTTTTTGTGCCCCCTTCAATTCTGCAAGGCCAAAG AATGTTGGACTCGGTGGTTCGATCGCGACAACCCGTCTGGGACTGGAGACTATGAAACGCTTCCCCGCCTGCACAAAGAAAACCCTTCAAAAATCTGTGACCATCCCATCACAATCGAGGTCAAAACCAAATCTGGAGCCTTTGTTGGGTCAACTGGTGATGCGATTCGTGT AGCTGATGCGCACAACggatttatttgtaaaaatgttgACCAGCCCAATGGTGATTGTGCAGATTATAAAGTTCGCTTCTTGTGCCCACTTGATTTCTGCGAGCCGAAAG GATGTTGGACTCCATGGTTTGATCGCGACAACCCGTCTGGGACTGGCGACTACGAAACGCTGACCCACCTGCGCAAAGCAAACCCATCAAAGATCTGTGACCAACCAATGAAAATTGATGTCAAAACAAAATCTGGAGCCAGTGCTGGTTCAACAGGAGACGTGATTCACGC ATCTGACACTCGCATCGGCTTCATTTGTAGAAATCGTGACCAGCCCCACAATGGCCGTTGTGCAGATTATCAAGTTCGTTTCTTGTGCCCGCTTGAATTCTGTGACGCTGAAG TGTGCACGACTCCATGGTATGATCGCGACAACCCGAGTGGCACCGGAGACTACGAGACATTGAAGAAACTCTACGTTGAGAATCCAAATGAAATCTGCAAACCTCCACTCGGCATTGAGGTCCAAACTGTGGCTGGAAATTCTGTGGCATCGACGGGGGGATGTCATTGCCTT CATGGACACGACTACTGGTTTCATCTGTAA